A region of Haemorhous mexicanus isolate bHaeMex1 chromosome 24, bHaeMex1.pri, whole genome shotgun sequence DNA encodes the following proteins:
- the SCN3B gene encoding sodium channel subunit beta-3 isoform X1, protein MAALPRLLCAAALALLLWAGFCSSVCVEVPSETEAVQGTDMKLLCISCMRREEVTASTVVEWYYRPNGGKDEPIYEYRKSNHEFPSRFSGRLQWNGSKDMQDVSITVLNVTLNDSGIYTCNITREFEFEIHRPLFQSSRVIHLTVVEEAGEDFTSVISEIMMYILLVFLTLWLLIEMIYCYRKVSKAEEAAQENATDYLAIPSENKENCAVPVEE, encoded by the exons ATGGCTGCGCTGCCGCGGCTGCTCTGCGCGGCCGCGCTcgccctgctgctctggg ctggaTTTTGTTCCTCAGTGTGTGTGGAAGTCCCATCTGAGACAGAGGCTGTCCAAGGGACAGACATGAAGCTGCTCTGCATCTCCTGCATGAGGAGGGAAGAGGTGACAGCCAGCACGGTGGTGGAGTGGTACTACAGGCCCAACGGGGGAAAGGATGAGCCT ATCTACGAGTACAGGAAATCAAACCACGAGTTCCCAAGCCGCTTCAGCGGGCGGCTGCAGTGGAACGGGAGCAAAGACATGCAGGACGTGTCCATCACCGTGCTGAACGTGACCCTCAACGACTCGGGCATCTACACCTGCAACATCACCCGCGAGTTCGAGTTCGAGATCCACCGGCCCCTcttccagagctccagggtGATCCACCTCACCGTGGTGGAGGAGG CTGGAGAAGATTTCACCTCTGTCATCTCAGAAATTATGATGTACATTCTGCTGGTCTTCCTCACGCTGTGGCTGCTGATTGAGATGATCTATTGCTACAGGAAGGTGTCCAAGGCAGAggaggctgcccaggaaaaCGC GACAGACTACCTTGCAATTCCATCGGAAAACAAGGAGaactgtgctgtgcctgtggagGAGTAG
- the SCN3B gene encoding sodium channel subunit beta-3 isoform X2, with protein sequence MKLLCISCMRREEVTASTVVEWYYRPNGGKDEPIYEYRKSNHEFPSRFSGRLQWNGSKDMQDVSITVLNVTLNDSGIYTCNITREFEFEIHRPLFQSSRVIHLTVVEEAGEDFTSVISEIMMYILLVFLTLWLLIEMIYCYRKVSKAEEAAQENATDYLAIPSENKENCAVPVEE encoded by the exons ATGAAGCTGCTCTGCATCTCCTGCATGAGGAGGGAAGAGGTGACAGCCAGCACGGTGGTGGAGTGGTACTACAGGCCCAACGGGGGAAAGGATGAGCCT ATCTACGAGTACAGGAAATCAAACCACGAGTTCCCAAGCCGCTTCAGCGGGCGGCTGCAGTGGAACGGGAGCAAAGACATGCAGGACGTGTCCATCACCGTGCTGAACGTGACCCTCAACGACTCGGGCATCTACACCTGCAACATCACCCGCGAGTTCGAGTTCGAGATCCACCGGCCCCTcttccagagctccagggtGATCCACCTCACCGTGGTGGAGGAGG CTGGAGAAGATTTCACCTCTGTCATCTCAGAAATTATGATGTACATTCTGCTGGTCTTCCTCACGCTGTGGCTGCTGATTGAGATGATCTATTGCTACAGGAAGGTGTCCAAGGCAGAggaggctgcccaggaaaaCGC GACAGACTACCTTGCAATTCCATCGGAAAACAAGGAGaactgtgctgtgcctgtggagGAGTAG